The genomic region GATGGAACTGACCAGGCTCAGCTCCGGAAATCTCACCACCCACCTGGCCAAACTGGTCCAAGCGAAGTACATTGCCAGGAGAAAGAGCTTTTTGAACAACAAACCCCATACCTCATACAAGCTGACGGAGAAAGGCAGAAACGCCTATGAGCGCTGGGGCGAACAGATCCTTTACGCTTTGCCCCAAAAGCAGCAAAACGGTCTGAGGGAGCAGGCCGGGCAGATAGCATACACTCTGAACCACTATCCGCATTGGTTCTGGGACGTGGACCTGCGCTCCCGGTTTTCCTCCACCCAGGGCGGCATGAACCTGCTGCCGCCCCTGAGCGGAATTCTCAACTAATTATGGCACAAAAACATATCTTGGCAAAGGAGAACTTATGATCGACAAACTCAAACAAACGCTGGAAAAGATCCAGGCGGATTATGCCGATCTCCGCTACGAGACCAAACAGGTCAACCGCGTGGTAATGAGCAAAAAGGAAGTCCGCAGCTACGGCTCAAACACGGGCGACGGCTACGTGCTCCGGGTATTGAAGAACGGCGGCCTGGCCTCAGTATGCTTCACCAAGCCGGAGCAGGCGGACGAAGCGATCCGCAAGGCCCTGGAGAACGCGGAAGTGCTGGCCGCCCATCAAAAGCAGCCCCGTAAACTGGCCCCGATACCCAGGGTTGTGGATACGGTCAAAGCACCGCTGCTCGAGGATCCGCGGCAGATAACGCTGGAAGAGAAGCTGGAATTGGTGCGGCACTATTCCGACCTGCTCTTCGCCCAGCCCAAGATCGCCAACGTGGAACTGGAATACTACGACGTGTTCCGCAACAAGTATTTCGTAAATAGCGAGGGGACACAGATCAACGAGGAATTGGTCACAACCAAGCTGGGCGCGGGGATCATCAGCCAGGAGGGCGACCTCACGCAGACGGTGCGCATGGCCTTTGGCGGCAGCACCGGATTCCAGAAGGTCCGTGGCCGCGAAGACGAAGCCCTGCAAAGGGCCAGGATCGCCGCCGACCTCTTGAACGCTGAGCCCGTGACGGCCGGAACCTATCCCATGGTCCTCAACCCCGGTATAGCCGGAGTGTTTACCCATGAGGCTTTCGGGCATTTTTCCGAAGCGGACATCGTGCGCGACCTGCCCGCAATGAAAGAGAAGATGAAGCTTGGCGCGAAGCTGGGCAAAGAGATCCTGAACATCACAGACGACGCCACAATCGCCAACCAGCTTGGTTTCTACAAATACGACGACGAGGGCGTGGCTGTGCGCAAG from Candidatus Syntrophosphaera sp. harbors:
- a CDS encoding transcriptional regulator, which codes for MDLQSNLVRIASLDSVANNPARLMILFLLERHPSLDYTGLMELTRLSSGNLTTHLAKLVQAKYIARRKSFLNNKPHTSYKLTEKGRNAYERWGEQILYALPQKQQNGLREQAGQIAYTLNHYPHWFWDVDLRSRFSSTQGGMNLLPPLSGILN
- a CDS encoding TldD/PmbA family protein, encoding MIDKLKQTLEKIQADYADLRYETKQVNRVVMSKKEVRSYGSNTGDGYVLRVLKNGGLASVCFTKPEQADEAIRKALENAEVLAAHQKQPRKLAPIPRVVDTVKAPLLEDPRQITLEEKLELVRHYSDLLFAQPKIANVELEYYDVFRNKYFVNSEGTQINEELVTTKLGAGIISQEGDLTQTVRMAFGGSTGFQKVRGREDEALQRARIAADLLNAEPVTAGTYPMVLNPGIAGVFTHEAFGHFSEADIVRDLPAMKEKMKLGAKLGKEILNITDDATIANQLGFYKYDDEGVAVRKVKLMTSGVLTGRLHDRFTAAEMGEPVSGHAIAEDFRYGPIVRMGNIFIEPGTASLEGLLAAMGNGLYICDAMGGQTSGENFTFGANHGYIVKNGRLAGMIRDINIVGNLYHTLGSVALIGSDFVLNESGGCGKGQTNIRSCLGGPSVFFKDLTVGGR